A genomic region of Pseudomonas abietaniphila contains the following coding sequences:
- the msrA gene encoding peptide-methionine (S)-S-oxide reductase MsrA, with protein MTTQTETALLAGGCFWGMQDLLRRYPGVLSTRVGYSGGDVENATYRNHGTHAEAIEIVFDPNVISYRQILEFFFQIHDPSTANRQGNDIGLSYRSAIFYLSEEQKRVALDTIEDVNASGLWPGKVVTELAPAGAFWEAEPEHQDYLERIPNGYTCHFIRPNWKLPKRA; from the coding sequence ATGACCACGCAAACCGAAACCGCCCTGCTTGCCGGCGGCTGCTTCTGGGGCATGCAGGATCTGCTGCGCCGCTACCCTGGCGTATTGTCCACGCGCGTGGGCTACTCGGGCGGCGACGTCGAGAACGCCACGTACCGCAACCATGGCACCCATGCCGAAGCGATTGAAATCGTGTTCGATCCAAACGTGATCAGCTATCGGCAGATCCTCGAATTCTTTTTCCAGATCCACGACCCGTCCACCGCCAATCGCCAGGGCAATGACATTGGCCTGAGTTACCGCTCAGCGATCTTCTACCTCAGCGAAGAACAGAAACGCGTCGCGCTGGACACCATCGAGGATGTCAACGCTTCAGGTCTCTGGCCGGGCAAAGTCGTCACTGAACTTGCACCGGCAGGCGCGTTCTGGGAGGCAGAACCTGAACATCAGGATTATCTCGAGCGCATTCCCAATGGCTACACCTGCCACTTCATCCGCCCGAACTGGAAGCTGCCGAAACGCGCTTGA
- a CDS encoding NADP-dependent glyceraldehyde-3-phosphate dehydrogenase translates to MTLQNRLDNLYPRADEIPEQFRAGPAIEQREYLVNGELRQWQGPLAPVLSPVSLKTDAGLESVVLGSTPLMDADTSMTALDAAVKAYDRGQGAWPTMRVVDRIHHVETFLKRMREQRDAVVTLLMWEIGKNLKDSQKEFDRTCDYIVDTINALKELDRRSSRFELEQDTLGQIRRVPLGVTLCMGPYNYPLNETFTTLIPALIMGNTVVFKPAKFGVLLIRPLLEAFRDSFPAGVINVIYGSGRETVSALMASGKIDVFAFIGTNKAASALKKLHPKPHRLRAALGLDAKNPGIVLPDVNLDNAVSEAITGSLSFNGQRCTALKILFVHENVVGSFLEKFEEKLAQLKPGMPWEPGVSLTPLPEPGKTDYLQGLVDDAVSKGAKVVNEGGGETHQQFFYPAVLYPVTPDMRVYHEEQFGPVVPVVAYRDLETVIEYVLDSDFGQQLSIFGNDSKQVGRLVDAFANQVGRININAQCQRGPDSFPFNGRKNSAEGTLSVDDALRVFSIRTLVATKFQESNKALISDIIHNRESSFLTTDYIF, encoded by the coding sequence ATGACCCTGCAAAACCGCCTGGACAACCTGTACCCAAGGGCCGATGAGATTCCTGAGCAGTTCCGGGCAGGGCCTGCCATCGAGCAGCGTGAGTACCTGGTGAATGGCGAGCTGCGTCAGTGGCAAGGGCCGCTGGCACCGGTGCTCAGTCCGGTGTCGTTGAAAACCGACGCGGGCCTGGAGTCGGTGGTGCTCGGCAGCACCCCTTTGATGGATGCAGACACCTCGATGACCGCGCTGGACGCCGCTGTGAAAGCCTATGATCGCGGGCAGGGCGCCTGGCCTACGATGCGCGTTGTCGACCGCATCCATCATGTCGAAACCTTCCTCAAGCGCATGCGCGAGCAACGCGATGCGGTGGTCACGCTGCTGATGTGGGAGATCGGCAAGAACCTCAAGGACTCACAGAAAGAGTTCGACCGGACTTGCGATTACATCGTCGACACCATCAACGCGCTGAAGGAGCTGGACCGTCGTTCCAGCCGTTTCGAGCTTGAACAGGACACGCTGGGCCAGATTCGTCGTGTCCCGCTGGGCGTCACCTTGTGCATGGGGCCTTACAACTACCCGTTGAACGAAACCTTCACCACCCTGATTCCGGCGCTGATCATGGGCAACACCGTGGTGTTCAAGCCCGCCAAGTTCGGCGTGTTGTTGATCCGTCCGCTGCTCGAAGCCTTCCGCGACAGCTTCCCTGCCGGCGTCATCAACGTGATTTACGGCAGCGGCCGCGAGACCGTCAGCGCGCTGATGGCCAGCGGCAAGATCGACGTCTTTGCGTTCATTGGCACCAACAAGGCCGCCAGCGCGTTGAAAAAGCTGCACCCGAAACCGCACCGTCTGCGCGCAGCCCTGGGTCTGGATGCCAAAAACCCTGGCATCGTGTTGCCTGACGTCAACCTGGACAACGCGGTCAGTGAAGCCATCACCGGTTCCTTGTCGTTCAACGGCCAGCGTTGCACCGCGCTGAAAATCCTGTTCGTGCATGAAAACGTGGTCGGCAGCTTCCTTGAAAAATTCGAAGAGAAGCTAGCACAGCTCAAACCAGGCATGCCTTGGGAACCCGGCGTTTCGCTGACTCCGCTGCCAGAACCCGGCAAGACCGACTACCTGCAAGGCCTGGTCGATGACGCCGTGAGCAAAGGCGCAAAAGTGGTCAACGAAGGCGGTGGTGAGACCCATCAGCAGTTCTTCTACCCGGCTGTGCTGTACCCCGTGACCCCGGACATGCGCGTTTACCACGAAGAACAGTTCGGACCGGTGGTGCCCGTGGTGGCGTACCGTGATCTGGAAACGGTCATCGAATACGTGCTTGACTCGGACTTCGGCCAGCAGCTGAGTATCTTCGGCAACGATTCCAAGCAGGTCGGTCGTCTGGTGGATGCGTTCGCCAATCAGGTCGGTCGGATCAATATCAACGCCCAGTGCCAGCGCGGCCCTGACAGCTTCCCGTTCAACGGTCGCAAGAACTCGGCAGAAGGCACTCTGTCGGTCGACGACGCACTGCGTGTGTTCTCGATCCGGACATTGGTGGCCACCAAGTTCCAGGAGAGCAACAAAGCGCTGATCAGCGATATCATTCACAACCGCGAATCGAGCTTCCTGACCACCGATTACATCTTTTGA
- a CDS encoding biliverdin-producing heme oxygenase, whose translation MVEATPELLPSRAATQASCVLQMLRAATAAQHKALEARLPLTHPDLDRDAYQRIIQAYYGFHAPLQRQIERFHAPRLAQPERQKVPALVKDLRALGLSDAQIDALPMCADLPPINGEADLLGVMYVMEGATLGGQVLRRIIADRLAIDADSGGEFLDVYGRDTGRLWKAFLTRLADFDHPDDNPQVVESACATFALFARWLECNGVLR comes from the coding sequence TTGGTTGAAGCTACCCCCGAATTACTGCCTTCCCGTGCTGCAACTCAGGCGTCTTGCGTCCTGCAGATGCTGCGTGCCGCCACTGCGGCGCAGCACAAGGCGCTGGAGGCGCGATTGCCGCTGACGCACCCCGACCTCGATCGCGATGCGTATCAGCGAATCATCCAGGCGTACTACGGTTTTCATGCGCCGCTGCAACGGCAGATCGAGCGATTTCATGCACCGCGGCTCGCTCAGCCCGAACGGCAAAAGGTCCCGGCGTTGGTGAAAGATTTGCGCGCTTTGGGGCTGAGCGATGCACAAATCGACGCGTTGCCGATGTGCGCCGACCTGCCGCCTATCAACGGCGAGGCCGACCTGCTCGGCGTGATGTATGTGATGGAAGGCGCCACGCTGGGCGGGCAAGTCCTGCGCCGGATCATTGCCGACCGATTGGCGATCGATGCCGACAGCGGCGGTGAATTCCTCGATGTTTACGGCCGGGACACAGGACGCTTGTGGAAGGCTTTCCTTACCCGGTTGGCTGACTTCGATCATCCCGACGACAACCCGCAGGTGGTGGAATCGGCCTGCGCGACGTTCGCCTTGTTCGCCCGCTGGCTGGAATGCAACGGAGTGCTGCGATGA
- a CDS encoding LLM class flavin-dependent oxidoreductase, with protein MTQRKETLKLGLFLRATGHHIAAWRDSGSHADAGIRLDHFIDLARKAEAAGFDTLFLADSVSVRGIDAPTFDRVIAPSLSFEPLTLLSALAAVTSRIGLVATASTSYSEPFNLARQFASLDQISGGRVGWNLVTSSDPDAAKNFGGASEGSQAAHADRYSRAREFHQVVDKLWDSWEDDTLLLDKEKGVFLDRDKLHLADHHGEHFHVRGPLNVLRSPQGKPVLVQAGASEDGRALAASTAEAIFAAHQSLADAQAFYSDIKSRAAVLGRKPEHIKILPGVTIFTAPTSAQAHAKHQRLQDLVHPQVGLSLLSGLLGGVDLSHLPLDGPLPQDLPATNASKSRQQLILQLAAEGLSIRELYLRLAGARGHWTLVGSPEEVVDQLQAWFEGYGADGFNILPPTYPEGLDDFIALILPELKRRGLVPADGPTGNTLRERLGLPYPAHPATLLRERSLTV; from the coding sequence ATGACCCAACGCAAAGAGACCCTCAAACTCGGCCTGTTCTTGCGCGCGACCGGGCATCACATCGCCGCCTGGCGCGACAGCGGCTCACACGCCGATGCGGGGATTCGACTGGATCATTTCATCGATCTGGCGCGCAAGGCCGAAGCAGCGGGTTTCGACACGCTGTTTCTGGCAGACAGTGTCTCGGTGCGCGGCATCGACGCCCCCACCTTCGACCGAGTCATTGCGCCCAGCCTCAGCTTCGAACCGTTGACCCTGCTGTCGGCCCTGGCCGCCGTGACTTCACGCATCGGTCTGGTCGCGACCGCCAGCACCAGTTACAGCGAGCCCTTCAATCTCGCTCGACAGTTCGCCTCGCTGGATCAGATCAGTGGCGGCCGGGTGGGCTGGAATCTGGTCACCAGCAGTGATCCGGACGCGGCGAAAAATTTCGGCGGCGCATCTGAGGGCAGTCAGGCAGCTCATGCCGACCGCTATAGCCGGGCGCGTGAGTTTCATCAGGTGGTCGACAAGCTGTGGGACAGCTGGGAAGACGACACGCTGTTGCTGGACAAGGAAAAAGGCGTGTTTCTGGACCGCGACAAACTGCACCTGGCCGACCACCACGGTGAGCATTTCCACGTGCGGGGACCGCTGAATGTCCTGCGTTCGCCGCAGGGCAAGCCGGTCCTGGTGCAAGCGGGTGCCTCCGAAGACGGTCGCGCACTGGCGGCTTCAACCGCTGAAGCCATTTTCGCTGCGCATCAGAGCCTGGCCGATGCGCAAGCGTTCTACAGCGACATAAAATCGCGCGCCGCCGTGCTGGGGCGTAAGCCGGAACACATCAAGATCCTGCCCGGCGTGACCATTTTTACCGCCCCGACCTCGGCCCAAGCCCACGCCAAACATCAACGACTGCAGGATCTCGTTCATCCTCAGGTCGGTTTGAGCCTGTTGTCTGGCCTGCTTGGCGGCGTCGACCTCTCACACTTGCCACTGGATGGCCCGCTGCCCCAGGACCTGCCCGCGACCAACGCCTCGAAAAGCCGCCAGCAATTGATCCTGCAACTGGCCGCCGAAGGGTTGAGCATCCGCGAGTTGTACCTGCGACTGGCCGGAGCACGCGGCCATTGGACGTTAGTGGGATCCCCCGAAGAGGTGGTCGATCAGTTGCAGGCATGGTTCGAAGGTTACGGCGCTGACGGTTTCAACATCCTGCCGCCCACCTACCCCGAAGGCCTGGACGACTTTATCGCCCTGATCCTGCCGGAACTCAAACGCCGCGGGCTGGTGCCGGCGGATGGCCCAACTGGCAATACCCTGCGCGAACGCCTTGGCCTGCCCTACCCGGCGCACCCAGCGACCTTGCTGCGCGAGCGATCCTTGACAGTCTGA
- a CDS encoding GlxA family transcriptional regulator, producing MQDPDFLKTVVMVLFNDVLMLDVTGPMDVFSISNRLLPKERQYRLVTVSDRSGLVRSSCGLKVHADLRLQDCPANVDLLLVPGGPGAYGFIHPELTAWLPAAAKNARRFGAICTGIFLLGEAGLIDGYRCTTHWNYVERLAQRFPEARVETEQIYVMDRNLITSGGITAGIDMALAVVAEDHGKDIALEVAKVLLVVMKRQGGQTPYGPLLAAVPRDGSAIAKVQAHVVDHIEAPYTIDRMAEIAAMSPRNFARAFQRDVGMTPMQYVQNARIDRARKLLESCDVPLKVLAARCGFGSARHMRKVFSERIGLSPNQYRQQFGGE from the coding sequence ATGCAAGACCCTGATTTTCTTAAGACTGTTGTGATGGTGCTGTTCAACGACGTGCTGATGCTCGACGTGACCGGCCCGATGGACGTTTTTTCGATTTCAAATCGCCTGTTGCCCAAGGAAAGACAGTACCGGCTCGTCACGGTGTCGGACCGGTCCGGGCTGGTGCGCAGTTCTTGCGGTCTCAAAGTGCACGCCGATCTGCGGCTGCAGGACTGTCCCGCCAATGTCGACCTGCTGCTGGTCCCCGGAGGCCCGGGCGCATACGGCTTCATCCACCCGGAGCTGACCGCCTGGCTGCCTGCTGCGGCAAAAAACGCACGCCGCTTTGGCGCGATCTGTACGGGGATCTTTCTGCTGGGCGAAGCCGGTTTGATCGACGGTTATCGTTGCACGACCCACTGGAATTATGTCGAGCGGCTGGCTCAGCGTTTTCCCGAGGCGCGGGTGGAAACCGAGCAGATTTACGTCATGGACCGCAACCTGATCACTTCGGGCGGTATTACGGCGGGCATTGACATGGCGCTGGCCGTGGTCGCTGAAGATCACGGCAAGGACATCGCGCTGGAAGTCGCCAAGGTGCTGCTGGTGGTGATGAAACGCCAGGGCGGTCAGACGCCTTATGGTCCATTGCTGGCTGCGGTACCCCGCGACGGCAGTGCCATTGCCAAAGTCCAGGCGCATGTCGTCGATCACATCGAGGCGCCCTACACCATCGATCGAATGGCCGAAATTGCCGCCATGAGCCCACGCAATTTCGCCCGTGCTTTCCAGCGTGACGTCGGCATGACACCCATGCAGTACGTGCAGAATGCGCGCATCGATCGCGCCCGCAAGCTGCTGGAATCCTGCGATGTCCCGCTTAAAGTGCTGGCCGCGCGCTGCGGTTTCGGCAGCGCGCGACACATGCGCAAAGTGTTCAGCGAGCGTATTGGCCTGTCGCCGAATCAGTATCGGCAGCAGTTCGGCGGCGAATGA
- a CDS encoding GGDEF domain-containing protein: protein MYHFEHQRERDALIRGHVRTDRLHLLFRQTFFSVLGSYLAALMLSWLCWDRVDHAVILVWLGLLSASTALRTVLLVTYFRSPVESRTPQRWELRYWLTLTLSAAIWGGGALALMRPNDLLTQTLVLLFIVGMSVSAVSCYSAYRSMTIVSIALVLLPCSLWLLFQPAPTQIGMAAATLVFASFVISATRKLSEAMETAFRLTREMEYAHSIANHAAQTDELTGLKNRRAFFKRAEQTYEHCKRNRVPLSVLMLDIDHFKRINDSYGHQAGDKVLRQIGAVICESIRDIDLCGRLGGEEFAMLLIDTSIDDAQATAEQLRQAIARLACEQVEGITASIGVASMNGADQDVHMLLNDADKALFRAKAQGRNQTAVA, encoded by the coding sequence ATGTACCACTTTGAGCATCAGCGTGAGCGCGATGCCCTGATACGGGGGCACGTGCGGACCGACCGTTTGCACTTGCTGTTTCGCCAGACGTTTTTCTCTGTGTTGGGAAGCTATCTGGCTGCGCTGATGTTGAGCTGGCTGTGTTGGGATCGTGTCGATCACGCGGTGATCCTGGTCTGGCTCGGCCTGCTGTCTGCATCGACCGCGCTGCGGACGGTGCTGTTGGTGACGTATTTCCGCAGCCCGGTCGAATCACGGACACCACAGCGCTGGGAGCTCCGATACTGGCTGACGCTGACCCTGTCGGCCGCGATCTGGGGCGGTGGCGCCTTGGCATTGATGCGTCCGAACGACCTGCTGACCCAGACGCTGGTGCTGCTGTTTATAGTGGGAATGTCGGTGAGCGCAGTGTCCTGCTATTCCGCTTACCGTTCGATGACCATCGTGTCGATTGCTCTGGTGTTGCTGCCGTGTTCGTTATGGCTGTTGTTCCAGCCCGCGCCCACGCAGATCGGCATGGCCGCTGCCACGCTGGTGTTCGCCTCGTTCGTGATCAGTGCAACCCGCAAACTGTCGGAGGCCATGGAAACGGCGTTTCGGCTGACGCGGGAAATGGAATACGCGCACAGCATCGCCAATCACGCCGCGCAGACCGACGAGCTGACCGGCTTGAAGAACCGTCGGGCGTTTTTCAAACGCGCCGAGCAGACCTATGAGCACTGCAAGCGCAACCGAGTGCCGCTGTCAGTGCTGATGCTGGACATCGATCATTTCAAACGTATCAACGACTCATACGGGCATCAGGCCGGCGACAAGGTGCTAAGGCAGATCGGCGCCGTCATTTGTGAGTCCATTCGCGATATCGATCTCTGCGGCCGACTGGGCGGCGAAGAGTTCGCGATGCTGCTCATCGACACCTCGATCGACGACGCTCAGGCCACGGCCGAGCAGTTGCGTCAGGCCATCGCAAGGCTGGCATGCGAGCAGGTCGAAGGCATCACCGCCAGCATCGGGGTCGCTTCGATGAACGGCGCTGACCAGGACGTGCACATGCTGCTCAACGACGCCGACAAGGCACTGTTCCGGGCCAAGGCTCAGGGTCGGAACCAGACAGCGGTGGCCTGA
- a CDS encoding sensor histidine kinase: protein MSEKRLSPRTSGTHEAPDQAWSEHYDMSRLRRDTEQTYRLLPDPHSGVAISVLPPPASAHRLAMLELWAPSITPPSKTVITQNSPPNNPQADFASSAHLQVMGELTASIAHEICQPLLAIASNAAACMRWLQREKPVVSEAIEGLRDIRADCERAANIVAALRALTRQSPCNPQPVDVNDVILEAVRLHRTALSARNVALVIDLRADQPVIADPVQIQQLVFNLIANAMEAMAGRESPGAIVRLSSSTLQDGVQVSVEDNGPGIAVEDRQRIFEAFHTTKESGLGMGLTICRSVVEAHKGNLYAEGSELGGAMIRFQLPTGCKNH from the coding sequence ATGTCAGAAAAACGTCTTTCTCCACGCACGTCCGGCACTCATGAGGCCCCGGACCAGGCGTGGTCCGAGCACTACGACATGTCGCGGCTGCGGCGCGACACCGAGCAGACCTACCGCCTCCTGCCCGATCCTCACAGCGGCGTCGCCATCAGCGTTCTGCCCCCGCCTGCCTCCGCGCACCGGTTGGCCATGCTTGAACTCTGGGCACCGAGCATCACGCCCCCGTCTAAGACCGTCATCACCCAAAATTCGCCGCCGAACAATCCTCAAGCCGATTTTGCCAGCAGCGCTCACTTGCAAGTCATGGGCGAACTGACGGCCTCCATCGCGCACGAAATCTGCCAGCCGCTCCTGGCCATCGCTTCTAACGCGGCAGCGTGCATGCGTTGGCTACAACGGGAAAAACCGGTGGTGAGCGAGGCGATCGAGGGGCTCAGGGACATTCGTGCCGATTGCGAACGCGCGGCCAATATCGTCGCCGCCCTGCGCGCCCTGACCAGGCAGTCACCCTGCAATCCGCAACCTGTGGACGTAAATGACGTGATCCTTGAGGCTGTGAGGCTTCATAGGACCGCGCTGTCCGCCAGGAATGTAGCGCTGGTGATCGACTTGCGCGCCGATCAACCCGTGATAGCCGACCCCGTGCAGATTCAGCAATTGGTGTTCAACCTGATTGCCAACGCCATGGAGGCCATGGCCGGCCGCGAGTCGCCGGGGGCGATTGTGCGGCTTTCGTCCAGTACCTTGCAGGACGGTGTGCAGGTGTCGGTCGAAGACAATGGTCCGGGTATAGCGGTAGAGGACAGGCAGCGGATCTTCGAGGCGTTTCACACCACCAAGGAAAGCGGGCTGGGGATGGGGTTGACCATTTGCCGTTCGGTGGTGGAGGCGCACAAGGGTAATTTGTATGCCGAGGGGTCGGAGCTGGGGGGTGCGATGATACGGTTTCAGTTGCCCACTGGATGTAAGAATCACTGA
- a CDS encoding alpha/beta fold hydrolase, translated as MKLALQNTTTGRLFTASLLAASLFGVLGTAQAQDTATPPTTAVSHAAPSPFGPLKHVKAGLLDVAYAETGPADGQVVILLHGWPYDIHSYDDVAPLLAAKGYRVLMPYARGYGDTHFLSDKTLRNGQPAALASDVIDFMDALKIKQALLGGYDWGARSADIVSALWPERVKALVSVSGYLIGNQAAGKNPLPPKAELQWWYQFYFATDRGRAGYEKNTHDFAKLIWQTASPKWAFDDATYDRSAKALENPDHVDITVFNYRWRLGQVAGESRYDALEQKLATAPSIGVPTITLEGDANGAPHPAPEDYAKRFTGKYEFRLINGGIGHNLPQEAPQAFAQAVIDADHL; from the coding sequence ATGAAGCTGGCATTGCAGAACACCACCACCGGCCGTCTGTTCACCGCATCGCTGCTCGCGGCAAGCCTGTTTGGCGTGCTGGGCACAGCCCAGGCGCAAGACACTGCCACGCCCCCCACCACTGCCGTCAGCCATGCGGCGCCCTCGCCGTTCGGCCCCCTCAAGCACGTCAAGGCTGGCCTGCTGGACGTGGCGTATGCCGAAACCGGCCCGGCAGACGGGCAAGTGGTGATTCTCCTGCACGGCTGGCCGTACGACATTCATAGCTATGACGACGTCGCGCCTTTGCTTGCCGCCAAAGGATATCGGGTGCTGATGCCTTATGCCCGTGGCTACGGCGATACGCATTTCCTGTCCGACAAAACCCTGCGTAACGGCCAACCGGCTGCGCTGGCCAGCGATGTCATCGACTTCATGGACGCGCTCAAGATCAAGCAGGCCTTGCTTGGCGGTTATGACTGGGGCGCACGCTCAGCCGACATCGTCTCCGCCCTGTGGCCGGAACGCGTGAAAGCGCTGGTGTCGGTCAGCGGCTACCTGATCGGCAACCAGGCGGCGGGCAAGAACCCGCTGCCACCCAAAGCCGAACTCCAATGGTGGTACCAGTTCTACTTCGCCACCGACCGCGGCCGTGCCGGTTATGAAAAGAACACCCACGATTTCGCCAAACTGATCTGGCAGACCGCCTCGCCGAAATGGGCATTCGATGACGCGACCTATGATCGCAGTGCCAAGGCATTGGAAAACCCCGATCACGTCGACATCACGGTGTTCAACTACCGCTGGCGCCTGGGCCAGGTTGCGGGTGAGTCACGCTACGACGCGCTGGAACAGAAACTCGCCACCGCCCCCTCCATCGGCGTGCCGACCATCACGCTGGAAGGCGACGCAAACGGTGCTCCGCATCCGGCGCCCGAGGATTACGCCAAGCGCTTTACGGGCAAATACGAATTCCGTCTGATCAACGGCGGCATCGGCCATAACCTGCCGCAAGAAGCGCCACAGGCGTTCGCGCAAGCCGTGATCGATGCGGATCATTTGTAA
- a CDS encoding acyl-CoA dehydrogenase family protein, with protein sequence MAHQINAAWGAGPSARYEQLAERFRPLFANLREGAISRELERRLPFEEIQLLKASGFTAVRVPKEYGGSGVTLPELTNLLIELGEADSNLVQALRGHLGFTENLLNSRDEERRKLWFERLVRGETVGPATGEVGSTPQSHLNSRLYLDGEQWRIDGNKFYTTGCLYSDWIEVAVSDHDDKRVFVTVRRDADGVEVVDDWNGFGQRLTASGTTHVRGVAVDTRNILSVDEKFQYSPALYQIVHLANLAGIGRALSGEVAAAVAQRTRSFSNGNAPRVAQDPQVLQVVGSLRAAAYSAGAIVLKTAEALERAYQARLNADDHAVKQAVDIAELEIAQSQTVVSDLILEASSRMFDALSASATLRPLGLDRFWRNARTLTSHNPRIYKDRIVGDFAVNGTAPPAQWKIGVV encoded by the coding sequence ATGGCTCACCAAATCAACGCGGCGTGGGGCGCAGGCCCCAGCGCCCGTTACGAACAACTCGCCGAGCGGTTTCGTCCGCTGTTCGCCAACCTGCGCGAAGGGGCAATCAGCCGCGAGCTTGAACGTCGATTGCCGTTTGAAGAAATCCAGCTGCTCAAGGCATCCGGGTTCACCGCCGTTCGCGTGCCCAAGGAATATGGCGGTTCGGGCGTCACACTACCTGAACTGACCAACCTGCTGATCGAACTGGGTGAAGCCGATTCCAATCTGGTCCAGGCGCTACGCGGGCATCTGGGTTTCACGGAAAACCTGCTCAACAGCCGCGATGAAGAGCGCCGCAAGCTGTGGTTCGAGCGACTGGTGCGGGGCGAAACGGTCGGACCGGCGACCGGCGAAGTCGGCTCGACGCCACAATCCCATCTCAACTCACGTCTGTACCTCGACGGTGAGCAATGGCGCATCGACGGCAACAAGTTCTATACCACCGGCTGCTTGTACAGCGACTGGATCGAGGTGGCCGTTAGCGATCATGACGACAAGCGAGTATTCGTCACCGTGCGCCGCGATGCCGACGGTGTCGAGGTCGTGGATGACTGGAACGGTTTCGGCCAGCGCCTCACGGCCAGTGGTACCACGCATGTGCGCGGCGTGGCGGTGGACACTCGCAATATCCTCAGCGTCGACGAGAAATTTCAATACTCGCCCGCGCTGTATCAGATCGTGCACCTGGCGAATCTGGCCGGTATCGGTCGCGCGCTCAGCGGCGAGGTCGCCGCCGCCGTGGCCCAGCGCACCCGTAGTTTCAGCAACGGCAATGCCCCGCGCGTCGCTCAGGACCCGCAAGTGCTGCAAGTCGTCGGCAGCCTGCGCGCCGCGGCCTACAGCGCAGGCGCCATTGTCCTGAAAACCGCCGAAGCGCTGGAACGCGCTTATCAAGCGCGGCTCAACGCAGATGACCACGCCGTCAAACAGGCCGTGGACATCGCAGAGCTGGAGATTGCGCAGTCGCAAACGGTGGTCAGCGACCTGATTCTGGAGGCGAGCTCGCGCATGTTCGACGCCCTCAGCGCGTCGGCCACTTTACGTCCGTTGGGTCTGGACCGATTCTGGCGCAACGCGCGGACGCTGACCTCGCACAACCCGCGCATCTACAAGGACCGTATCGTCGGGGACTTCGCGGTCAATGGCACAGCGCCGCCTGCGCAATGGAAAATCGGCGTGGTTTGA